A portion of the Microbulbifer agarilyticus genome contains these proteins:
- the pdsR gene encoding proteobacterial dedicated sortase system response regulator yields MSSPTIAIVEDEIAIAENYRDALRRSGYQVNLYHTRPHALAAFQQRLPDLAVIDVGLGAEIEGGFELCRELRAMAPTLPILFLTARDSELDIISGLRLGADDYLTKDISLPHMQARISALLRRVSVMQSNTGDDDTITQGNLKLDVSRLHCHWQGEPVDLTVTEFWIVHALAKRPGHVKSRSQLMEAARVVLDDNTITSHVKRIRRKFQAIDAQFDAIGTAYGMGYRWQT; encoded by the coding sequence ATGAGCAGCCCCACCATTGCCATCGTCGAAGATGAAATCGCCATTGCGGAAAACTACCGCGACGCCCTGCGCCGCAGCGGCTACCAGGTGAACCTCTATCACACCCGACCGCACGCACTGGCCGCTTTTCAGCAGAGGCTGCCAGATTTGGCGGTGATCGATGTGGGACTGGGGGCTGAAATCGAAGGGGGCTTCGAACTGTGTCGCGAACTGCGCGCCATGGCGCCAACACTGCCCATTCTGTTTCTGACCGCGCGGGATTCCGAGCTGGATATCATCTCGGGCCTGCGGCTGGGCGCGGACGACTACCTGACCAAAGATATCTCACTGCCTCATATGCAGGCGCGGATTAGCGCCCTGCTGCGCCGTGTCAGCGTCATGCAGTCGAATACCGGCGATGACGATACCATCACCCAGGGTAACCTGAAGCTGGACGTATCCCGCCTGCACTGCCACTGGCAAGGCGAGCCGGTGGATCTTACGGTGACCGAATTCTGGATTGTACACGCGCTGGCCAAGCGCCCGGGTCACGTCAAATCCCGCAGCCAGTTAATGGAGGCCGCGCGGGTGGTGCTCGACGACAACACCATCACCTCCCACGTAAAACGTATCCGCCGCAAATTCCAGGCAATTGACGCACAGTTCGATGCCATAGGCACTGCCTACGGCATGGGTTACCGCTGGCAGACCTGA
- the rplU gene encoding 50S ribosomal protein L21: protein MYAVIESGGKQHRVEEGEVLRLEKIEVATGESVDFDKVLMVVDGDSINIGAPVVEGAKVTAEVLSHGRGEKVRIIKFRRRKHSMKRQGHRQWYTEVKITGIKG from the coding sequence ATGTACGCTGTTATCGAGAGCGGTGGCAAACAACACCGTGTAGAAGAAGGCGAAGTACTGCGCCTGGAAAAAATTGAAGTCGCTACTGGCGAATCTGTCGATTTCGACAAGGTTCTGATGGTAGTGGACGGTGACTCCATCAACATCGGTGCGCCGGTAGTGGAAGGTGCCAAGGTGACTGCAGAAGTGCTGAGCCACGGCCGCGGCGAAAAAGTACGGATCATCAAGTTCCGTCGTCGTAAGCATTCCATGAAGCGTCAGGGCCACCGTCAGTGGTACACCGAAGTTAAAATCACTGGCATCAAAGGCTAA
- a CDS encoding ATP-binding protein: MNLRRQLVLLSLCTLALPWAGCQYLRQVDQALSQGQMQTLEATGNAIAARLASAPELVAPDPRRTGRPPGAQLYLHPLEATPQLDGYGAEWHGRGLQPRVLTDSEGEPLAQVTLGKRGSQVYLMLTAKDASPSYKDPRVPGISNGDTVEIHTAHQQYTLPVASQGPVQAMWYNPRRGEYERELRIRGRWTASPQGYQLELAMPFALTGGELALRVLDRQRSDGGKPARQASTLPADGRPGILVEPLPALQRELEHFARPELQLTIVDQEGFVLARTGRDWYQDSGQYASGAESNWLQGWLNRQILATDKLPPLPEDALPETLTQNRETASQWFSLPTARANGVSEERIAAVSVPVVTRADNIIERPLLGRVITTQSSNALQSLTESAAQRLWLTTAAAAGLVLLLLLGYASWLSWRIRKLHRAAQTAVDSSGRLRGEFPRAYLNDELGALNRAFASLLAELDHYHQYLRSLASKLSHELRTPLAVVRSSLDNLAEGELDTDSRRYAERAAEGGARLSSILNALSAANQLEASISQAEREEFDLRDLLQLLTQSYADAHPEQQFALDSPDGPQNYYGAPELLAQLLDKLVDNAASFAPEGSTIQLSLEADDATYRVSVSNVGPLLPEGFEQKLFDSLVSVRDDGGKAGHLGLGLHIARLIADFHHGELQAANRSDNSGVVFTLRLPR; this comes from the coding sequence ATGAATTTACGTCGCCAACTGGTCCTGCTGAGCCTTTGCACGCTCGCCCTACCCTGGGCGGGCTGCCAGTATTTACGCCAGGTCGACCAGGCCCTGAGCCAGGGGCAAATGCAGACACTGGAGGCCACCGGTAACGCCATCGCTGCGCGCCTCGCCAGTGCACCGGAGCTGGTTGCACCAGATCCCAGACGCACCGGCCGCCCGCCCGGAGCCCAGCTATACCTGCACCCGCTGGAGGCGACACCGCAATTGGACGGCTACGGAGCGGAATGGCATGGGCGCGGTTTGCAACCGAGGGTACTGACCGACTCAGAGGGCGAACCTCTCGCCCAGGTCACCCTGGGCAAACGCGGCAGCCAGGTTTACCTGATGCTGACTGCCAAGGATGCCAGCCCCAGCTACAAGGACCCACGCGTCCCGGGAATATCCAACGGCGACACCGTAGAAATTCACACCGCCCACCAACAGTACACCTTGCCTGTGGCCAGCCAGGGGCCGGTGCAAGCCATGTGGTACAACCCACGACGGGGCGAATACGAACGCGAGCTGCGCATCCGCGGACGCTGGACCGCATCCCCGCAAGGCTACCAACTTGAACTGGCGATGCCGTTTGCACTGACCGGCGGCGAGCTTGCACTGCGCGTGCTCGACCGCCAGCGCAGCGACGGCGGCAAACCCGCGCGCCAGGCCAGTACCCTGCCCGCCGATGGCCGCCCAGGCATATTGGTAGAACCGCTGCCCGCGCTGCAAAGGGAGCTGGAGCACTTCGCCCGCCCGGAGCTGCAACTCACGATTGTCGACCAGGAAGGCTTCGTGCTGGCCCGCACCGGCCGCGACTGGTATCAGGACAGTGGGCAATACGCTAGCGGTGCAGAGAGTAACTGGCTGCAGGGCTGGCTCAACCGCCAGATTCTTGCCACCGACAAGCTGCCACCGCTCCCGGAAGACGCATTACCAGAGACCCTCACACAAAACCGGGAAACCGCGAGCCAGTGGTTCAGTTTGCCGACGGCGCGCGCAAACGGTGTCTCCGAAGAGCGCATCGCTGCGGTGAGCGTGCCGGTGGTAACCCGTGCCGACAATATCATCGAGCGGCCGCTACTCGGCCGAGTCATTACCACCCAATCCTCCAACGCCCTGCAGTCGCTTACCGAGTCTGCGGCACAACGGCTCTGGCTGACCACCGCCGCCGCGGCAGGACTGGTGCTGCTGCTGCTACTGGGTTACGCCAGTTGGCTGTCCTGGCGTATTCGCAAGCTGCATCGGGCCGCGCAGACCGCGGTGGACAGCAGCGGCCGCCTGCGCGGCGAATTCCCCAGGGCTTACCTGAACGACGAGCTGGGGGCACTAAACCGCGCCTTCGCCAGCCTGCTGGCAGAACTGGACCACTACCACCAATATTTGCGCAGCCTCGCCAGCAAGCTGTCCCACGAGCTGCGTACCCCCCTTGCTGTGGTCCGCTCTTCGCTGGACAACCTTGCGGAGGGGGAGCTGGATACGGACAGTCGGCGCTATGCCGAGCGCGCCGCAGAGGGTGGGGCGCGCCTGTCGTCCATCCTCAACGCACTTTCAGCCGCCAACCAGCTGGAAGCCAGCATCAGCCAGGCGGAGCGCGAGGAATTCGACCTGCGCGACCTGCTGCAGCTACTCACCCAAAGCTACGCCGACGCCCACCCCGAGCAACAGTTTGCGCTGGACAGCCCGGACGGCCCTCAAAACTACTACGGGGCCCCAGAATTGCTCGCCCAGCTACTGGACAAGCTTGTGGATAACGCCGCCAGCTTCGCCCCGGAGGGCAGCACAATTCAGCTTAGTCTGGAGGCCGACGATGCAACCTACCGCGTCAGCGTCAGCAATGTGGGGCCACTCTTGCCTGAGGGCTTTGAGCAGAAGCTGTTTGACTCGCTGGTATCGGTGAGGGATGACGGCGGCAAGGCAGGCCATCTGGGGCTGGGGCTGCATATCGCACGCTTGATCGCCGACTTCCATCACGGGGAGCTGCAGGCGGCCAATCGCAGCGATAACAGTGGAGTAGTTTTTACCCTGAGACTGCCACGCTGA
- the cgtA gene encoding Obg family GTPase CgtA has protein sequence MKFVDEAPISVQAGNGGKGCLSFRREKFVAKGGPDGGDGGDGGSVYLVADESLNTLVDYRYQPRYQAQNGEGGRGRNCTGAKGEDLVLKVPVGTTAIDVDTGETLGDLLEPGEKLLVAQGGWHGLGNTRFKSSTNRAPRQTTPGSEGDRRNMKLELKVLADVGMLGLPNAGKSTFIRAVSAAKPKVANYPFTTLVPNLGVVKVQKYRSFVIADIPGLIEGAAEGAGLGIRFLKHLTRCRVLLHLVDLAPFDGSDPAQNALAIERELESFSPTLAGRERWLVLNKTDLVPAEELEERCQAVVNALGWQGPVFRVAAIRGDGTDVLSGQLMDYLEERKEQEELDGDLFEAEQEAQRQMQREARERIEHLREAQRAKRKGEQELGEDDEEWDDDDHDVDIEYRP, from the coding sequence ATGAAATTTGTAGATGAGGCGCCGATCTCGGTGCAGGCCGGCAACGGCGGTAAAGGGTGTTTGAGCTTTCGTCGCGAGAAGTTTGTCGCCAAGGGTGGCCCCGACGGTGGCGACGGCGGTGACGGCGGCTCCGTGTATCTGGTGGCCGATGAGTCACTGAATACCCTGGTGGACTACCGCTATCAGCCCCGCTACCAAGCCCAGAACGGCGAAGGTGGGCGCGGGCGCAACTGTACCGGCGCCAAGGGTGAAGACCTGGTGCTGAAGGTGCCTGTAGGTACCACCGCCATTGACGTGGACACCGGGGAGACCCTCGGCGACCTGCTGGAGCCCGGTGAGAAGTTGCTGGTGGCACAGGGCGGCTGGCACGGCCTGGGGAATACCCGCTTTAAATCCAGTACCAACCGCGCGCCGCGCCAGACCACCCCGGGCAGCGAGGGTGACCGCCGCAATATGAAGTTGGAGCTGAAGGTGCTCGCCGATGTGGGCATGCTGGGCTTGCCGAATGCGGGCAAATCGACGTTTATCCGTGCGGTGTCCGCGGCCAAGCCCAAGGTGGCTAATTACCCGTTTACCACCCTGGTGCCAAACCTCGGCGTGGTGAAAGTGCAGAAGTACCGCAGCTTTGTCATTGCCGACATCCCCGGATTGATCGAGGGTGCCGCCGAGGGGGCGGGACTTGGTATTCGCTTCCTCAAGCATCTGACTCGTTGTCGTGTGTTGCTGCATCTGGTGGACCTGGCGCCGTTCGACGGCTCCGACCCCGCGCAGAATGCGCTGGCCATCGAGCGCGAGCTGGAATCCTTTAGTCCGACGTTGGCTGGGCGCGAGCGCTGGCTGGTGTTGAACAAGACCGACCTGGTACCGGCGGAGGAGCTGGAAGAGCGTTGCCAGGCCGTGGTAAACGCGCTGGGGTGGCAGGGGCCGGTATTCCGCGTGGCGGCCATTCGTGGCGATGGCACCGATGTGTTGTCCGGCCAGCTGATGGACTACCTCGAAGAGCGTAAGGAGCAGGAAGAGCTGGACGGCGATCTGTTTGAGGCTGAGCAGGAAGCGCAGCGCCAGATGCAGCGTGAGGCCCGCGAGCGCATCGAGCACTTGCGTGAGGCGCAGCGTGCCAAGCGCAAGGGTGAACAAGAACTTGGGGAAGATGATGAAGAATGGGACGACGACGACCACGACGTCGATATAGAATATCGTCCCTGA
- a CDS encoding phosphomannomutase — MSELTCFKAYDLRGRVPDELNTDVAYRVGRAFAQFLDARRVVVGHDIRLTSGELTDALANGLRDAGADVYHIGECGTEEIYFSTFHGDFDGGICVTASHNPMDYNGMKFVRSGSRPISGDTGLLDIKKLAEDNDFAAAETRGELHTFAHRDDFVQHLLGYVDTSALKPLKLVVNAGNGGAGSVVDALAPSLPFEFVRVHHEPNGNFPNGIPNPILPENRESTAAAVRESGADFGIAWDGDFDRCFFFDESGEFIEGYYVVGLLAEAFLAKHPGAKVVHDPRLTWNTEDIVQAAGGTPVQSKTGHAFIKERMRKEDAIYGGEMSAHHYFRDFAYCDSGMIPWLLVAELVSRSGKSLSQLVGERMAAFPCSGEINSKVEDPKALLQAAEEKYAAGANSVEHVDGLSVAFDDWRFNLRMSNTEPVVRLNVESRGDAALMKAKTEELLTLIDG; from the coding sequence ATGTCTGAATTAACCTGTTTTAAAGCCTATGATCTGCGCGGCCGAGTGCCGGATGAGCTGAACACGGATGTCGCTTATCGCGTAGGTCGGGCTTTCGCCCAATTTCTCGATGCCCGTCGCGTCGTAGTGGGCCATGATATTCGCCTGACTAGTGGCGAGCTGACCGATGCGCTGGCCAATGGCCTGCGCGATGCTGGTGCAGATGTTTATCACATTGGTGAGTGCGGTACCGAGGAAATCTATTTCTCGACATTTCACGGGGACTTTGACGGTGGCATTTGCGTGACCGCAAGTCACAACCCCATGGATTACAACGGTATGAAGTTTGTCCGCTCGGGTTCGCGCCCGATCAGCGGCGATACCGGCTTGCTGGATATCAAGAAGCTGGCTGAGGACAATGATTTTGCCGCGGCCGAGACGCGTGGCGAGCTGCACACCTTTGCCCACCGCGATGACTTTGTACAGCACCTGCTCGGCTACGTAGATACCTCTGCACTGAAGCCATTAAAACTGGTAGTCAATGCGGGTAACGGTGGCGCTGGCTCTGTGGTAGATGCACTGGCCCCAAGTCTGCCATTTGAATTTGTGCGGGTGCACCACGAACCCAATGGCAACTTCCCCAACGGTATTCCCAACCCGATTCTGCCGGAGAACCGCGAATCTACCGCCGCTGCGGTGCGTGAAAGCGGCGCCGATTTCGGTATTGCCTGGGATGGCGACTTTGACCGCTGCTTCTTCTTTGATGAAAGTGGTGAGTTTATTGAAGGTTACTACGTCGTTGGCCTGCTGGCCGAGGCGTTCCTGGCGAAGCACCCGGGTGCGAAGGTCGTGCATGATCCGCGGCTGACCTGGAACACCGAAGACATCGTGCAAGCTGCTGGCGGCACTCCGGTACAGAGTAAAACTGGCCATGCGTTTATCAAGGAGCGCATGCGCAAGGAAGACGCCATCTACGGTGGCGAGATGAGTGCACACCACTATTTCCGCGATTTTGCCTACTGCGACAGCGGTATGATTCCCTGGCTGCTGGTGGCCGAGCTGGTGAGCCGCAGCGGCAAGTCTCTGTCCCAGCTGGTGGGTGAGCGCATGGCTGCTTTCCCCTGCAGTGGCGAGATTAACTCCAAGGTGGAAGACCCCAAGGCGCTGCTGCAAGCGGCGGAAGAAAAGTATGCCGCGGGCGCGAATAGCGTGGAGCACGTGGATGGCCTGAGTGTGGCCTTTGACGACTGGCGCTTTAACCTGCGCATGTCCAATACCGAGCCGGTTGTTCGACTGAACGTCGAATCCCGTGGCGATGCGGCGTTGATGAAGGCCAAGACCGAAGAGTTGTTAACCCTGATTGACGGTTAA
- the fabA gene encoding 3-hydroxyacyl-[acyl-carrier-protein] dehydratase FabA, giving the protein MSNFVQKSSYTREELLACGRGEMFGPGNAQLPTPNMLMLDRITHIAKDGGEFGKGELIAELDITPDLWFFDCHFPGDPVMPGCLGLDAMWQLLGYFLAWKGNPGRGRALGCGEVKFTGQILPTNKKVTYHIQMSRLVERKLVMGIGNGSVSVDGREIYTAKDLRVGLFTRTDDF; this is encoded by the coding sequence ATGAGTAATTTCGTTCAAAAAAGCAGCTACACCCGTGAGGAACTTCTGGCCTGTGGCCGCGGTGAAATGTTCGGACCGGGCAATGCACAGCTGCCGACTCCCAACATGCTGATGCTGGATCGCATCACCCACATCGCCAAAGACGGCGGTGAATTCGGCAAGGGAGAATTGATCGCCGAATTGGATATCACTCCAGACCTGTGGTTTTTTGACTGTCACTTCCCCGGCGACCCGGTAATGCCCGGCTGTCTCGGTCTCGACGCCATGTGGCAACTGCTGGGTTACTTCCTGGCATGGAAAGGCAACCCCGGTCGCGGCCGCGCACTGGGTTGTGGCGAAGTGAAGTTCACCGGCCAGATCCTGCCGACCAACAAAAAGGTCACCTATCACATCCAGATGAGTCGTCTGGTAGAGCGCAAGCTGGTCATGGGTATCGGCAATGGCTCTGTGTCCGTGGACGGCCGGGAAATCTACACCGCAAAAGACCTGCGGGTGGGCCTGTTTACCCGTACCGACGACTTCTGA
- the galU gene encoding UTP--glucose-1-phosphate uridylyltransferase GalU, with product MLKKCLFPVAGYGTRFLPATKAMPKEMLPLVNKPLVQYGVEEAIEAGLTEIGFVTGRGKRAIEDHFDTNFELEHQVAGTGKERYLDSVRKVIDCASFSYTRQGEMRGLGDAILQGQRLIGDEPFGVVLADDLCLNDDLGVLGQMVQLYKQFRCSIVAVEEVPKEQIHKFGVIAGNEIKPGLYQVTDMVEKPKAEDAPSNMAIIGRYVLTPDIFDLIRETPPGKNGEVQITDALLTQAKRGCVLAYRFKGRRFDCGSVDGFIEATNHVYQNVYLPGESG from the coding sequence ATGCTCAAAAAGTGTCTTTTCCCGGTCGCGGGCTACGGCACGCGGTTCTTGCCGGCCACCAAAGCCATGCCCAAGGAGATGTTACCGCTGGTTAACAAGCCGTTGGTCCAGTATGGCGTCGAGGAAGCCATTGAGGCGGGCCTGACCGAGATCGGTTTTGTCACCGGCCGCGGCAAGCGTGCGATCGAAGACCATTTCGACACAAATTTTGAGCTGGAACATCAGGTTGCGGGCACCGGCAAAGAGCGATACCTCGATAGCGTGCGCAAAGTGATCGACTGCGCGAGTTTTTCCTACACCCGTCAGGGGGAAATGCGCGGTCTGGGGGATGCGATCCTGCAGGGGCAGCGCCTGATTGGTGACGAGCCCTTCGGTGTGGTACTGGCGGATGACCTGTGCCTGAACGATGACCTCGGTGTGCTGGGCCAGATGGTGCAGCTGTACAAACAGTTCCGCTGCAGCATCGTCGCCGTCGAGGAAGTGCCGAAGGAGCAGATCCACAAGTTCGGGGTGATTGCCGGCAACGAAATCAAACCGGGCCTGTACCAGGTCACCGACATGGTGGAGAAACCCAAGGCGGAAGACGCCCCCAGTAATATGGCCATTATCGGCCGCTATGTGCTGACGCCGGATATTTTTGACCTGATTCGCGAGACACCGCCGGGCAAAAATGGTGAGGTCCAAATTACCGATGCCCTGTTGACCCAAGCCAAACGTGGCTGTGTTCTTGCATATCGATTCAAAGGGCGCCGCTTTGACTGCGGTTCTGTCGACGGCTTTATCGAAGCCACCAATCATGTTTACCAAAATGTCTATTTGCCAGGGGAGAGTGGCTGA
- the rpsT gene encoding 30S ribosomal protein S20: protein MANSPQAKKRARQNEKRRNHNASLRSMVRTYIKKVVAAIDAGDAEKAKTAYAEAVPVIDRMADKGIIHKNKAARHKSRLNAQIKKLAA from the coding sequence GTGGCCAACTCACCCCAAGCGAAGAAACGCGCGCGCCAAAACGAAAAGCGCCGCAATCACAACGCCAGCCTGCGCTCCATGGTGCGCACCTACATCAAAAAGGTAGTTGCGGCCATTGATGCAGGTGACGCAGAAAAAGCCAAGACCGCTTACGCGGAAGCTGTGCCGGTTATCGACCGCATGGCTGACAAGGGCATCATTCACAAGAATAAGGCTGCTCGCCATAAGAGCCGCCTGAATGCCCAAATCAAGAAGCTGGCTGCCTAA
- the rpmA gene encoding 50S ribosomal protein L27, producing MAHKKAGGSTRNGRDSESKRLGVKRFGGQAVSAGSIIVRQRGTKFHAGVNVGMGKDHTLFATADGVVKFEVKGANNRKFVSIETA from the coding sequence ATGGCACATAAGAAAGCTGGCGGTAGTACGCGAAACGGTCGCGATTCCGAAAGTAAGCGCCTGGGCGTTAAGCGCTTTGGCGGCCAAGCGGTTTCCGCAGGCAGCATCATCGTTCGTCAACGCGGCACCAAGTTCCACGCTGGCGTAAACGTTGGTATGGGCAAAGATCACACCCTGTTCGCTACCGCTGATGGCGTAGTGAAGTTCGAGGTGAAAGGCGCTAACAACCGTAAGTTTGTTTCTATCGAAACAGCCTAA
- the proB gene encoding glutamate 5-kinase yields MDSISPRRQLAASKRWVVKIGSALLTDNGRGVNRAAIQNWAGQISALRRQGIEVLLVSSGAVAAGMDRLGWRKRPDSIHQLQAAAAIGQSHLVQVYEHAFGQYDCRTAQILLDHDDFSNRTRYLNARSTIKTLLSLGAAPIINENDTVVTDEIRFGDNDTLGALVANLVEADALLILTDADGLFTEDPRDNPDAELVREAAATDPRLAAMAGDSRSGLGRGGMATKVRAAQLAARSGARTVIVGGSIDGVIERVAAGEDVGTLLLPEADPLTARKRWLAGQLQVRGRLVLDAGAERALCNQGKSLLPVGVVGVEGRFHRGELVSCVSSTGVEVARGLVNYDSTEAAKVCGQSSDRIVELLGYRDDDELIHRDNLILL; encoded by the coding sequence ATGGATTCCATCTCGCCACGCCGGCAGCTTGCGGCGAGCAAGCGCTGGGTCGTAAAAATTGGCAGCGCCCTGTTAACCGACAATGGTCGCGGGGTTAATCGCGCGGCCATCCAGAACTGGGCCGGCCAGATCAGCGCTTTGCGCCGGCAAGGGATCGAGGTGTTACTGGTATCCTCCGGCGCGGTCGCCGCAGGTATGGACCGCCTGGGCTGGCGTAAGCGCCCGGACTCCATTCATCAGTTACAGGCGGCCGCCGCCATTGGTCAGAGCCACCTGGTGCAGGTCTACGAGCACGCGTTTGGGCAGTACGACTGCCGTACCGCGCAGATCCTGCTCGACCATGACGACTTCTCCAATCGCACTCGCTATCTCAATGCGCGCAGTACCATCAAGACACTGCTGTCCCTGGGCGCCGCGCCCATCATCAATGAAAACGATACCGTGGTCACCGACGAGATTCGCTTCGGCGATAACGACACTCTGGGGGCGTTGGTGGCGAACCTGGTGGAGGCGGATGCCCTGCTGATTCTCACCGACGCGGACGGCCTGTTTACCGAAGATCCCCGGGATAATCCGGATGCGGAGCTGGTGCGCGAAGCAGCCGCGACAGATCCGCGGCTCGCGGCGATGGCGGGGGACTCTCGTAGTGGTCTCGGGCGCGGCGGTATGGCCACCAAGGTGCGCGCAGCGCAACTGGCGGCGCGTTCAGGTGCGCGCACGGTGATCGTTGGTGGCAGTATCGACGGGGTGATCGAGCGTGTCGCTGCTGGCGAAGATGTGGGCACCTTGTTGTTGCCGGAAGCGGACCCGTTGACGGCGCGCAAGCGCTGGCTGGCGGGGCAGCTGCAGGTTCGCGGCAGGCTGGTGCTGGACGCTGGTGCCGAGCGCGCGCTGTGTAACCAGGGCAAAAGCCTGTTGCCGGTGGGTGTTGTTGGCGTGGAGGGGCGTTTTCACCGCGGTGAACTGGTGAGCTGCGTGAGCAGTACTGGTGTGGAGGTTGCCCGCGGGCTGGTCAACTATGACAGTACAGAGGCTGCCAAGGTGTGTGGCCAGTCTTCCGACCGCATTGTTGAGCTGCTTGGTTATCGCGACGATGATGAGCTAATCCATCGCGACAATCTTATTCTGTTGTAA
- the ispB gene encoding octaprenyl diphosphate synthase, whose protein sequence is MLPFHQVAADDFAAVNQQIIDQLHSDVPLVENIGHYLVEAGGKRLRPLLVLLCSRAAGYEGNAHITLAAIIEFIHTATLLHDDVVDTSDMRRGRLTANAQWGNAPAVLVGDFLYSRAFQMMVALKDMDIMSILSDTTNTIAEGEVQQLVNAGDPAVSEANYLSVIHKKTGALFEAACETAAVLAGCSADERESLKLYGRHLGSAFQLVDDALDYRGNPEELGKNVGDDLAEGKPTLPLIYAMANGTNEQAALVKEAIEQKSSEKLTEIVAAIESCGALDYTFERANKEVELALEKLEFLPDGEHKTALRQLAEFSVARTK, encoded by the coding sequence ATGTTGCCCTTCCACCAGGTAGCCGCCGATGACTTCGCGGCCGTCAACCAGCAAATCATCGACCAACTGCATTCCGACGTCCCTCTGGTGGAGAATATCGGACACTATCTGGTCGAGGCCGGCGGCAAACGCCTGCGCCCATTACTGGTACTACTGTGCAGCCGCGCTGCGGGTTATGAGGGGAATGCCCACATCACCCTGGCGGCGATTATAGAATTTATCCACACCGCCACCCTGCTCCACGACGACGTTGTGGACACCTCCGACATGCGTCGCGGCCGCCTGACCGCCAATGCCCAGTGGGGCAACGCACCGGCGGTACTGGTCGGTGATTTCCTGTACTCGCGCGCCTTCCAGATGATGGTGGCACTGAAGGATATGGACATTATGTCGATCCTCTCGGACACCACCAACACTATTGCCGAGGGCGAGGTACAGCAGCTGGTGAACGCCGGTGACCCCGCGGTGAGCGAAGCGAACTACCTCAGCGTAATCCACAAGAAAACTGGCGCCCTGTTCGAAGCAGCCTGTGAAACCGCCGCGGTGCTGGCGGGATGCAGCGCCGACGAGCGCGAATCCCTCAAGCTCTACGGTCGCCACCTGGGTTCGGCGTTCCAGCTGGTGGATGACGCGCTGGATTACCGCGGCAACCCGGAAGAGCTGGGCAAAAATGTGGGTGACGACCTGGCTGAAGGCAAGCCGACCCTGCCGCTTATCTACGCAATGGCAAACGGCACGAATGAACAGGCGGCGCTGGTGAAAGAAGCCATTGAACAGAAGAGTTCCGAAAAACTGACGGAAATTGTTGCGGCCATCGAGAGCTGCGGCGCGCTGGACTACACCTTTGAACGCGCCAACAAGGAAGTCGAACTCGCGCTGGAGAAGCTGGAATTCCTGCCCGACGGGGAGCACAAAACAGCGCTGCGCCAGCTCGCAGAATTTTCGGTAGCGCGCACCAAGTAA